One part of the bacterium genome encodes these proteins:
- a CDS encoding sulfatase: MLRRIIDSPWLYYGLAGLLAVGALISQLEIHLPGRPAGEPEEIVQLRERDDVNVIFILIDTLRADRLSAYGYERPTSPVMDSLARYGVRFDRVEAQSTWTKASMASLWTGLYPMRTGVTRFRNALPPEAVLPAEVFSKAGFQTGGVWRNGWVANNFGFNQGFDLYMRPQTSRTPQVLEQRSPSTHPLLGNDYDATETAIEYINSHAQERFFLYVHYMDVHQYMYDQEAAKLEFGTSYSDAYDSSISWVDRNVGRLVEELQNTGLLERTVIVIGSDHGESFYEHGEEGHATNLYREVTEVPLIMSLPFSLEEGIVVKPLVRNVDIWPTVFDMLGLPSLPDTDGHSLVPLIEAAARGEAESDDAEQSPPSALSYLDTSWGTWGDNERPSEPLVSIRKGPVRLVYRADKPESGEMFDHSTDPTEQENLIARREEQAAELRQESEEWLSKSIPWGDTPEVEIDEMHVNQLKALGYVLDGE; the protein is encoded by the coding sequence TTGCTTCGACGTATCATCGACTCCCCTTGGCTCTACTACGGACTGGCGGGCCTGCTGGCGGTTGGCGCGCTCATCTCGCAGTTGGAGATCCACCTCCCCGGGCGCCCGGCCGGCGAGCCAGAGGAGATCGTGCAGCTACGCGAGCGCGATGATGTGAACGTGATCTTCATCCTGATCGATACCCTTCGGGCCGATCGACTGTCGGCCTACGGCTACGAGCGGCCTACCAGCCCCGTGATGGACTCGCTGGCACGCTACGGGGTGCGGTTCGATCGCGTCGAGGCACAGTCGACCTGGACCAAGGCCTCGATGGCGTCGCTGTGGACTGGGCTCTACCCGATGCGCACCGGCGTTACGCGCTTCCGAAATGCGTTGCCGCCGGAAGCGGTGCTTCCGGCCGAGGTGTTCAGCAAGGCGGGATTCCAGACCGGGGGTGTCTGGCGCAACGGCTGGGTGGCCAACAACTTCGGATTCAACCAGGGCTTCGATCTCTACATGCGGCCGCAAACCAGCCGGACCCCGCAGGTCCTGGAGCAACGGAGTCCGTCGACTCACCCCCTGCTGGGCAATGACTACGATGCCACCGAGACCGCGATCGAGTACATCAACAGCCACGCTCAGGAGCGCTTCTTCCTCTACGTGCACTACATGGACGTGCACCAGTACATGTATGACCAGGAGGCGGCAAAGCTCGAGTTCGGCACCTCGTACTCGGATGCGTACGACAGCTCCATTTCCTGGGTGGATCGGAACGTTGGGCGGCTGGTCGAGGAACTCCAGAATACGGGCCTGCTCGAGCGCACGGTGATCGTGATCGGGTCCGACCATGGTGAGAGCTTCTACGAACATGGCGAGGAAGGGCACGCCACGAATCTCTACCGAGAGGTGACGGAGGTTCCCCTGATCATGTCACTCCCGTTCTCCCTCGAAGAAGGGATCGTGGTGAAGCCCCTGGTGCGAAACGTCGATATCTGGCCGACCGTGTTCGACATGCTCGGCCTCCCTTCGCTTCCCGATACCGACGGTCACTCGCTGGTTCCCCTGATCGAGGCGGCGGCGCGTGGCGAGGCGGAATCCGATGACGCGGAGCAATCGCCTCCCTCCGCGCTCTCCTACCTGGACACCTCGTGGGGGACCTGGGGAGACAACGAGAGGCCGTCCGAGCCGCTGGTATCGATTCGAAAGGGGCCGGTTCGGCTGGTCTATCGCGCGGACAAGCCGGAGTCCGGAGAGATGTTCGATCACAGCACGGATCCGACCGAGCAGGAAAACCTGATCGCGAGGCGCGAGGAGCAGGCAGCCGAGCTTCGACAGGAATCCGAGGAATGGTTGTCCAAGTCCATTCCCTGGGGAGACACGCCCGAGGTGGAGATTGACGAGATGCACGTCAACCAGCTCAAGGCGCTCGGATACGTGCTCGACGGCGAGTAG